A genomic stretch from Streptococcus oralis includes:
- a CDS encoding acetyl-CoA carboxylase carboxyl transferase subunit alpha, producing the protein MNIAKIVREAREQSRLTALDFANGIFDEFIELHGDRSFRDDGAVFGGIGWLGEQAVTVVGIQKGKSLHDNLKRNFGQPHPEGYRKALRLMKQAEKFGRPVVTFINTAGAYPGVGAEERGQGEAIARNLMEMSDLKVPIIAIIIGEGGSGGALALAVADRVWMLENSIYAVLSPEGFASILWKDGSRAMEAAELMKITSHELLEMRIVDKVISEAGLSSKELLGFVKNELRAELDRLQELPLDQLIEERYQRFRKY; encoded by the coding sequence ATGAATATTGCAAAAATAGTCAGAGAGGCACGCGAGCAGAGTCGTTTGACTGCACTTGATTTTGCCAATGGAATCTTTGACGAGTTTATCGAATTGCATGGAGATCGCTCTTTCCGCGATGATGGTGCGGTCTTTGGTGGAATTGGCTGGTTAGGTGAACAAGCAGTAACTGTCGTTGGTATCCAAAAGGGGAAGAGTCTTCATGACAACCTCAAACGGAATTTCGGCCAACCACATCCAGAAGGCTATCGTAAGGCTCTTCGCCTGATGAAACAGGCAGAAAAGTTTGGTCGTCCAGTTGTGACCTTTATCAATACGGCGGGTGCTTACCCAGGTGTTGGAGCTGAGGAACGTGGACAAGGTGAAGCAATTGCTCGAAACCTGATGGAAATGAGTGACCTCAAGGTTCCAATCATCGCGATTATTATCGGCGAAGGAGGATCTGGAGGTGCATTAGCACTAGCCGTAGCTGACCGTGTCTGGATGTTAGAGAACTCAATCTATGCAGTACTTAGCCCTGAAGGCTTTGCCTCTATCCTTTGGAAGGATGGGAGTCGTGCCATGGAGGCGGCAGAGTTGATGAAGATCACATCCCACGAACTCCTAGAAATGAGAATCGTAGACAAGGTAATCTCAGAAGCAGGGCTGTCAAGTAAAGAACTGCTAGGTTTCGTTAAAAATGAATTGCGTGCAGAACTAGATAGGTTGCAAGAACTACCACTTGACCAACTTATCGAAGAACGTTACCAACGGTTTAGAAAATACTAA
- the accD gene encoding acetyl-CoA carboxylase, carboxyltransferase subunit beta, whose translation MALFSKKDKYIRINPNRSVRQKPQAKPEVPDELFSQCPGCKHTIYQKDLGSERICPHCSYTFRISAQERLDLTIDSGSFVEMFTGIETQDPLNFPGYQKKLATMREKTGLDEAVLTGTASIKGQKVALGIMDSNFIMASMGTVVGEKITRLFEYATVENLPVVLFTASGGARMQEGIMSLMQMAKISAAVQRHSKAGLFYLTILTDPTTGGVTASFAMEGDIILAEPQSLVGFAGRRVIENTVRETLPDDFQKAEFLLEHGFVDAIVKRRELPETIAKLVRLHGGSRG comes from the coding sequence ATGGCTCTATTTAGTAAAAAGGATAAGTATATTCGGATCAATCCTAACCGTTCCGTAAGGCAGAAACCACAAGCCAAGCCTGAGGTTCCGGATGAACTCTTCTCCCAGTGTCCTGGTTGTAAACACACCATTTACCAAAAGGATCTTGGGAGCGAACGAATTTGTCCCCATTGTAGCTATACTTTCCGTATTTCAGCTCAGGAACGCTTGGATTTGACGATTGATTCTGGTAGTTTTGTGGAGATGTTTACAGGTATTGAAACTCAAGATCCATTAAACTTTCCTGGCTACCAGAAAAAACTAGCTACTATGCGTGAAAAGACAGGTTTGGATGAAGCAGTACTAACTGGTACAGCTAGCATCAAGGGGCAAAAAGTTGCCCTTGGGATCATGGATTCTAACTTTATCATGGCTTCTATGGGAACCGTTGTGGGTGAAAAAATCACGCGCTTGTTTGAGTATGCAACGGTAGAAAACTTGCCAGTCGTACTCTTCACAGCTTCTGGTGGAGCCCGTATGCAAGAAGGAATCATGAGCCTGATGCAGATGGCTAAAATTTCTGCGGCGGTTCAACGTCATTCCAAGGCAGGACTTTTTTACCTAACTATTTTAACCGATCCGACAACAGGTGGGGTGACTGCTTCTTTTGCTATGGAGGGTGATATTATCCTAGCGGAGCCACAGAGTTTGGTTGGTTTTGCAGGGCGTCGTGTTATCGAAAATACAGTTCGTGAGACCTTGCCGGATGACTTCCAAAAGGCAGAATTTCTACTTGAACATGGATTTGTTGATGCAATTGTTAAACGGAGAGAATTGCCTGAAACAATTGCTAAATTAGTAAGATTGCATGGAGGAAGTCGCGGATGA
- the nusB gene encoding transcription antitermination factor NusB translates to MTSPLLESRRELRKCAFQALMSLEFGTDVETACRFAYTHDREDTDVQLPAFLTELVSGVQAKKEELDKQITQHLKAGWTIERLTLVERNLLRLGVFEITSFDTPQLVAVNEAIELAKNFSDQKSARFINGLLSQFVTEEQ, encoded by the coding sequence ATGACTAGTCCACTATTAGAATCTAGACGTGAGCTCCGTAAATGCGCTTTTCAAGCTCTCATGAGCCTTGAGTTCGGTACAGATGTCGAAACTGCTTGTCGTTTCGCCTACACACACGATCGTGAAGATACGGATGTGCAACTTCCAGCCTTTTTGACAGAGCTAGTTTCTGGTGTTCAGGCTAAAAAGGAAGAACTAGACAAGCAAATCACACAGCATTTAAAAGCAGGTTGGACCATTGAACGCTTAACTCTGGTGGAAAGAAACCTCCTTCGCTTGGGAGTCTTTGAAATCACTTCATTTGACACCCCTCAGCTAGTTGCTGTTAATGAAGCTATCGAGCTTGCAAAGAACTTCTCAGATCAAAAGTCTGCCCGTTTTATCAATGGACTGCTCAGCCAGTTTGTAACAGAAGAACAGTGA
- a CDS encoding CPBP family intramembrane glutamic endopeptidase, translated as MKKLGHLGVFILLVFLSVYLPELGIMHLTKFLGWGIDGYSIFLTVEVIALLLIFIYWLKKKEMLYIFEKKSSKKSRFFYLVVGLVATYFDRQLVDAFQLQFHHLIDNKYIFQDLLSILYSNGQPAFLSTVLSFILTVVIGPILEETLDRGYFMNTFFPKSKYYLDVILSGLIFGLSHLILSHRDPISLLYYSLIGLFFALVYRSTDNLRLTILCHSFFNFLNHAKPIWIFIYNYIYYYFFR; from the coding sequence ATGAAAAAACTAGGGCATTTGGGGGTCTTTATCTTACTGGTATTTCTATCGGTTTATCTACCAGAGTTAGGGATTATGCATCTAACTAAGTTTTTAGGATGGGGGATAGATGGCTATTCTATCTTTTTAACAGTTGAAGTAATAGCTCTCTTGCTAATATTTATCTACTGGCTCAAAAAGAAAGAGATGCTCTATATTTTTGAAAAAAAGAGTTCAAAGAAGTCAAGATTCTTTTACCTTGTAGTTGGTCTAGTGGCTACTTATTTTGATCGTCAATTGGTAGATGCTTTTCAGTTACAGTTTCATCATCTAATTGATAACAAGTATATCTTTCAAGATCTTCTTTCGATTCTATACTCCAATGGGCAACCAGCTTTTCTATCTACAGTTCTTAGTTTTATCTTAACAGTCGTTATTGGTCCTATTTTGGAAGAGACGCTTGATCGTGGGTATTTTATGAACACCTTCTTTCCTAAGTCAAAGTACTATTTAGATGTCATCTTATCAGGCCTTATCTTTGGGCTTAGTCATTTGATCCTATCTCACAGAGACCCAATTAGTTTATTATATTATAGTTTGATTGGTCTCTTTTTCGCTCTTGTCTATCGTTCTACAGACAATCTTCGATTGACCATCCTCTGCCATAGTTTTTTCAACTTTCTCAACCATGCAAAACCTATCTGGATTTTTATTTACAATTATATCTATTATTATTTTTTTAGATAG